The Halomicrobium zhouii genomic sequence CCACGGTCGCTTTCCCGGTGACGGCGGCCCCCGCGGCGTCGGCGAGGCGCGTCGTCCGCGTGGCCCGGCCCCAGCCGAGGCCGACGATACACATCGTCGCGGAGACGGCCAGGCTCGCCGGGATGCCGATCTGGGAGAGCCCGGTGATGATGCTCGCGCTCACGATCTCGACGATGAGCGACGCCAGTATCGGGAGCTGCGTGAGGCCGCTGCCCACCGTGTCCAGCGTCCGGCGAGCGATGGTGAACGCACCGAGGCCGATGGCCGCACCGGCGAGCGCGACCCCCGGGTAGAGGCCGAGGTCGCCGCTCCCGACCAGCGGGGCGACGGCGTTGGCGACGTTCGACGCGCCGGCCGCGAACGCCATGTAACAGGCGATGAGGACGACGAGTATCCCGCCGACCCGCTCGCGCATCGTCTTCTCCTCCCCCGGCGATTCGATCGCGAACCGGGCTTCGAGGTGGGGATAGAGGTAGCGGCCGATCATCGCACACACCCAGAACGCGGTGATGGGCGCGACGAGCCACCAGGTGACGATCTGGCCCATCACCTCCCAGTCGATGGTGCCCGAGGCGACGCCGAGGCCGGCGATGGCGCCGACGGCGGTCATCGACGTGGAGGCGGGGACGCCGAAGAGGTTCGAGATCAGCAGCGCGAGGCCGACGAAGAAGAGGACCGTGACGCTGGCCGCCAGGGTGAACTCGGCCTGGGGGACGATGTCGCCGCCCATCGTCTCGATGACGCGCGTGCCCACGGTCGCCCCGCCCAGCAGCGCGAACCCGGTCATCAGGCCCGCGGCGGCCGTCTTCGAGATGATACCGCTCCCGACCGCGGGCCCGAAGGCGACGCCCGTCGACGACCCGCCGATGTTGAAGCCGACGAACACGGCGACGAGGAGACCGACGACGAGAAGAACCTCGACCATACACGGGCAACGCCGTGGCTCGGTTAAATGGTGTCGACATCCGGAGAAATTGTACGGGTCGGTGGGCCTCGGCGGGGCCGCCTACGTCCGGTCTTCGTCGTTCGTCCCGCCTTCGTCGCCCTGCGGGAGATGTTCTTTCTCCTTCTCGACGGTCTCCTTGACCGAGTCGGCCGTCTCCTTGGCCTCACCGGTCTTCTGTTTGGCCTCGCTGGCCTGCTCGACGGCCTGGTCGACCTGTTCGGTCACCTCGTCGACCTGCTCGGTGGCTTCCTTCACCTGCTCGGTGGCCGCCTCCGCCTTCTCCGGGTCGGCGGCGACGTCGTCGGCCTGCTCGACGACCTCCTCGACCGTCTCGGCGCTCTGGTCGACCTGGCCCGCCGCCTCGTCGACCTGCTCGGCGGCCTTCTCCACGGTCTCGACGGTCTCGTCGAGTTCGTCGGCCGTCTTCGCGACGGTGTCGGCCGCCTCTTCCAGTTCCTCGGCGGTCTGGGCGACCTCCGTCGCGCCGCGGTCGTACGCGCGGGCGAGCACGACGAACTGGACCATCCCCATCACGACGTAGGCCGCGACGGCGACCCCCGCGGCGGTGGCGAACAGCGACGACAGCGCCGGGTCGAGGCCGAAGACGCCGAACCGGGTGAGCAGCCAGGCCAGTACCAGCGCGATCGTGACGACCGTAATCGCTCTGACGAACTGGCGATAGGTCGACTTCTCTCGGCCGACCATGGTCCGTTCGAGCCGCGACATGGGTGAGTCCGCAGTCATTGGCTGGGAATGACGGACGGCGCGGATAAGGCTTCGGGAGCGATTGTTCGAGGTGATAGCGCCAGCGCTGGTTCCAACAAGAGCAAGAAGGGCCGACCCTTGCAATACTGCTCGACGGTCAATCCACGGGACGGGACTGAAAGGGGCCGGTCGCTGGGGGGAAGCACGACGAAGTAAGCACGCGAGCGCAAGCGAGCGCGCACAGCGAGTCGTGCGACTCCA encodes the following:
- a CDS encoding inorganic phosphate transporter produces the protein MVEVLLVVGLLVAVFVGFNIGGSSTGVAFGPAVGSGIISKTAAAGLMTGFALLGGATVGTRVIETMGGDIVPQAEFTLAASVTVLFFVGLALLISNLFGVPASTSMTAVGAIAGLGVASGTIDWEVMGQIVTWWLVAPITAFWVCAMIGRYLYPHLEARFAIESPGEEKTMRERVGGILVVLIACYMAFAAGASNVANAVAPLVGSGDLGLYPGVALAGAAIGLGAFTIARRTLDTVGSGLTQLPILASLIVEIVSASIITGLSQIGIPASLAVSATMCIVGLGWGRATRTTRLADAAGAAVTGKATVGSGDGGGVSVNAIAADDGTDATANGGTRDVAPIGEEDPGDVASAADLFDPDATGRVVMLWILTPTIAATASFLVFEYLPVF